The genomic region TCCACGTCGAGCTCACGGGTGACGACGTCACCGAGTGCGTCGGCGGCGGCCACGAGATCTTCGTGGACGATCTGCACCAGCGCTACGAGACGGCCTGCGACCCGCGCCTCAACCGCAGCCAGTCCCTCGACCTGGCCTTCCTGGTCGCCGAGATGTACCGCGACCAGTAGGGAACACCCCTGGTGACGCGCTTGTGGGGCACGGATCGATGTGATCCGTGCCCCACAAGCGTACCGGGGCTTTTGCGTGCGGGAGCTCGCAGGTAAGGTTAGGTTAGCCTCACCGAGAATTCGGGACGGCGCAGCGATCGACCCGTCGGGAGGTGAACCGCATGTACGTCTGCTCCTGCTTCGGCATCACGGAGGACCAGGTCAAACAGCATGCGGACGGCGGAGCGTGCACGCCTCGCCAGATCGCTTCCGCGTGCAAGGCCGGCACCGACTGCGGCGGCTGCGTCCGCAGGATCCAGGCGCTGCTCGGCCGCGGCGACTGCCCGCGCCGTGAGCTCGTCGAGGGGCGTACGGCGCCGACGGGCGCCCCGGACGGTGCGCCCGTCGCTCTCGGCGCCACGCCGGACGTCAGGCTTTCCGACGCGGCCTGAGATGTCCTCGCGGACCGCGCGGAACCTTGTCGGAGCCGTGGATCAGCTGTCCGGCTGCTCGATCAGCTGGGCGATGTAGAGCGCTTCACCGAGTTTCTCGACCAGCTCCAGCTGGGTGTCGAGATAGTCGATGTGGTGCTCCTCGTCCTCAAGAATGGACTCGAAGATGTTCGCCGAGGTGATGTCGCCCTTGCCGCGCATCACCTCGATGCCCCGCCTGAGGCGGTCGATCGCCTCCACCTCGACCTGACGGTCGGCCTGGAACATCTCGGTGACCGTCTGGCCGACCCGCACATGGAAGAGCCGCTGGTAGTTGGGCAGGCCGTCCAGGAACAGGATCCGGTCGGTGAGGATCTCCGCGTGCTTCATCTCGTCGAACGATTCGGCCCGGGTGTACTTGGCGAGCTTCGTCCAGCCGAAGTTCTCCTGCATCTTCGCGTGCAGGAAGTATTGATTGATGGCAGTCAATTCGGCGGTCAGCTGTTCGTTCAGGAACTCGAGGACCTCGGGGTCGCCCTGCATCGCAGAGGCTCCTTCCAACCGGTGAACTGGGCACGTTTGCGCGCATCCTCGCATCGCACCATGCGGCCGTCCAGTAAGTGCATGCTTAGTATGAGTTGCCCGAATCGACTCTCCCCTGGTCATGACCACCCCTGCCTGTCTGTCACCATGGAGGCATGGGTCAGCCGGAGAGCCGGGAACGCGGCACAGCAGAGCAGTCCGGGCTTCCACCGGGGCAACGACTGCAGCGCGGCTGGCCGGTCACCCATTACGGGCCCGTGCCCAAGTTCAAACCGGACCGCTGGGAGTTCAGGGTCTTCGGGGCAACGGCCGACGGTGACAAGCACTGCTGGAATCACCAGGAATTCACGGCACTTCCCTTCGCCTCCGTCGTCGCGGACCTCCACTGCGTGACGAAATTCAGCATGCTCGGCGCCGAATGGGGCGGAATCCTGGCCCGTGAGGTGGTGGAGCTGGCGCCGCCGGCGCCCCATGTCACCCATGTGATGGTCTGGGCCGAATACGGATTCAGCTCGAACCTCCGGATCGCCGATTTCGCGTCGGACCGGACGCTGTTCGCCACCCACAAGGACGGCGAACTGCTCACCGCCGAACACGGATTCCCGCTGCGCCTCGTCGTGCCGCATCTCTATGCCTGGAAGGGGCCCAAATGGGTCCGGGGCATCGAATACATGTCGGCCGACCGCCGTGGGTTCTGGGAGGAGCGCGGCTACCACAACATCGGCGACCCCTGGAGCGAGCAGCGCTACTCCTACCAGGAGGAGCCCGGGGACGGTCCCGAGCTCTGACGGTCCCGCCGCGCCGTCAGTGGTGATGGCCGTGCACCACGGCGTGCCCCTTGCCCCGGCCGATCATCCACTTGTTGACAGGCGTCGTGACGACGAAGGCCGCCGCCAGCGCGAAGGCCAGGACCGTCCAGAACGTTCCGTCCGAGAGGCCGGCGTCCATGGCCCCCGGCCAGAGTGCGATCACCCCGTTGTCGATGAGCTCCATCACCGCGATGGACACGGTGTCGGCGGCCAGCGCGACCCGGACTGCCGTGCGGAGGGCCAGGCCGGCGCCCACGACCGAGCGCAGGGTCAGCGCGTAACCGAAGAAGAACGCCAGGACGATCGCGAGCACCAGGGTCTGTACGTTGCCCCAGCCGAGCGCCGTGCCGATCACCATGCCCAGGACCTCGCCGATCGCGCAGCCCGTGAGGCAGTGCAGGGTCGCGCGTGCGGCGACCGCCCAGGACGAGGCGCCGCTCCCTTCGCCGTGATGTCCCTGATGCGTGGTGCGGGTGTGCGCGTGGTGTGCCTCGTGGCGCATGAGATGCCCCCAGAGCCGGGTCGCGGTCCCTTACATCCATGTAACCCCATACCCCTGGGGGGTATTCCCTCTAGGGTCGGCGGGAGCTCCGTAGCTCCTTCAGCCGGGCCACATCCGCGGCATGGCCTTCCTTGCCGCCGGGCGTCTCGATGATCAGTGGCACGCCCTCGGTCGCCGGATGCGAGAACAGCTCGCGGAACGGCTCGGCGCCGATATGACCCGCCCCGATGTTCTCGTGCCGGTCCTTGTGGGCGCCCACCACGTCCTTGGAGTCATTGGCGTGGATCAGCTTCAGCCGGCCCCGGCCGACCGTGTCCACCAGAAGGTCCAG from Streptomyces sp. QL37 harbors:
- a CDS encoding (2Fe-2S)-binding protein; its protein translation is MYVCSCFGITEDQVKQHADGGACTPRQIASACKAGTDCGGCVRRIQALLGRGDCPRRELVEGRTAPTGAPDGAPVALGATPDVRLSDAA
- the bfr gene encoding bacterioferritin, with the protein product MQGDPEVLEFLNEQLTAELTAINQYFLHAKMQENFGWTKLAKYTRAESFDEMKHAEILTDRILFLDGLPNYQRLFHVRVGQTVTEMFQADRQVEVEAIDRLRRGIEVMRGKGDITSANIFESILEDEEHHIDYLDTQLELVEKLGEALYIAQLIEQPDS
- a CDS encoding sulfite oxidase-like oxidoreductase; the protein is MGQPESRERGTAEQSGLPPGQRLQRGWPVTHYGPVPKFKPDRWEFRVFGATADGDKHCWNHQEFTALPFASVVADLHCVTKFSMLGAEWGGILAREVVELAPPAPHVTHVMVWAEYGFSSNLRIADFASDRTLFATHKDGELLTAEHGFPLRLVVPHLYAWKGPKWVRGIEYMSADRRGFWEERGYHNIGDPWSEQRYSYQEEPGDGPEL
- a CDS encoding DUF4396 domain-containing protein produces the protein MRHEAHHAHTRTTHQGHHGEGSGASSWAVAARATLHCLTGCAIGEVLGMVIGTALGWGNVQTLVLAIVLAFFFGYALTLRSVVGAGLALRTAVRVALAADTVSIAVMELIDNGVIALWPGAMDAGLSDGTFWTVLAFALAAAFVVTTPVNKWMIGRGKGHAVVHGHHH